The DNA region ACAAGGAACAAGTGATCGCTGAAGCCCTGGGTGAAGCTTCACGCTTCGATCAATTGTTGGTGGAGTATCAAAAGGCGCCCAAGGTGACCCGCGAGCGTCTCTACCTCGACTCTATCGAGGCGGTGCTATCACGCTCCAGCAAGGTCATCCTCGATACCAAAGGGACAAACAACCTGACCTATCTTCCGCTGGACAAGATCATCGATAGAGGTGGCGCAACGCGCAGCAGCGGCACATCTGGTACGGGCGGCAGCGGCGATACCAGTCAGGAGGCCGCACCGTTGGATGAATCGCGGTTTCGCGATTCGCAGCGCAGCCGGAGGACACGCTAATGGGTAAGGGACGTTCGGCGGGTATCATCCTGCTACTACTGATTTTTGGTGGGGCGTACTTCGCCACTTTCTTCGTCGACGAGCGTGAACGCGCTGTACTTTTCCGCTTGGGTGAAATCGTACGTACCGACTATCCACCGGGTTTGCACTTCAAAATCCCGATAATCAACCAGGTCCGTAAATTCGATGGCCGCATCCAGACCCTCGATGTGCAGCCCGAACGCTTCCTGACCGCTGAGAAGAAAAACGTCATCGTTGACAGCTTTGTGAAGTGGAAAATTGAGGATGTGTCGCGTTTTTATACTGCGGTGGCCGGTGATACGGTTCAGGCGGGCTTGCGTTTGGAACAGATCATCAAGGATGGTCTGCGCGGCGAGTTCAGCAAGCGCACGATCAACGAGGTGGTCTCAGGCGAGCGCGCCCAGATAATGAGCATCCTCACCAATAATGCCCATCAGGAAGCGCAGCGCATTGGTATTTCGGTAATCGATGTACGCGTGAAACGTATCGATCTGCCGGCTGAGGTCAGCAGTTCGGTCTACCGCCGCATGGAGGCCGAGCGTTCCCGTGTCGCGCGTGACTTCCGCTCCCGCGGTGCAGAGGCAGCCGAACGCATCCGTGCCGATGCAGATCGCCAACGTACCGTCTTGCTTGCCGAGGCGTACCGTGATGCGGAAACAACCCGTGGTGAGGGGGATGCCAAGGCGGCGGAAATCTACGCTAAGGCGTACGGTAAAGATGCCGAATTCTACGCTTTCTATCGCAGCCTCAACTCCTATCGCGCAGTCTTCAGTCAGCAGGGTGACATGCTGGTGCTCGAGCCCGATTCTGACTTTTTCCGCTATTTCCGCGATATAATGGGCAGCCCGCTCAAGAGCAAGTAGCGCGTAAGTCCAGGATTCAACCCGGGCCGGGGATCGGTCAGACGGCGCACGCCGGACGCCGATCCCTCCGTCGCCCGGTTTTTTATGGGGGAAACAATGTGGCAGAATCTCGCCGACGCCATCGCGCTGCTGTTGGTGATCGAAGGGATCCTGCCCTTCGTCAATCCCGAAATCATGCGTCGTGTCATGCTGCAGATGGTTCGCATGGACGACCGATCGTTACGTTTCGCCGGCCTTACCAGCATGTTGCTCGGGCTGGGGCTTTTATACCTCCTCTGACCCCCTCTGACTCGATTTCCCGATGATTGAGCGCGATCGCTGGCTGCTGCCGGAAGGCATAGATGAGGTATTGCCACACCAGGCACAACACCTGGAACAGTTGCGCCGTCGCCTGTTGGATCTATTTCGTCGCTGGGGTTACGACTTGGTGGTGCCCCCCTTCATCGAATATTTGGAGTCGTTGCTAACCGGGGCTGGCAATGACCTGGGATTGCAGACCTTCAAGCTGACCGATCAATTGAGCGGCCGTCTGATGGGGGTGCGCGCCGATATGACACCACAGGTGGCGCGCATCGAAGCGCATCGGCTGCAGCGTGAGGAACCGGTGCGTCTTTGCTACCTGGGCACAGTGCTGCGCACCGTATCCGACGGATTTGCCAGCTCGCGCAGCCCCCTGCAGCTGGGCGCAGAGCTTTACGGCCACCAGGGTATCGAAGCCGATATCGAAGCACTTTGCTTGATGCTGGAGACGTTGGCTGCAGCCGGGCTGCGCGATGTGCATTTGGATGTCGGGCACGTGGGCATCTTCAGGGGATTGGCTCGGCGTGCGGGTTTGAACCCTGCACAAGAGACAGAGCTCTTTGATC from Pseudomonadota bacterium includes:
- the hflC gene encoding protease modulator HflC — translated: MGKGRSAGIILLLLIFGGAYFATFFVDERERAVLFRLGEIVRTDYPPGLHFKIPIINQVRKFDGRIQTLDVQPERFLTAEKKNVIVDSFVKWKIEDVSRFYTAVAGDTVQAGLRLEQIIKDGLRGEFSKRTINEVVSGERAQIMSILTNNAHQEAQRIGISVIDVRVKRIDLPAEVSSSVYRRMEAERSRVARDFRSRGAEAAERIRADADRQRTVLLAEAYRDAETTRGEGDAKAAEIYAKAYGKDAEFYAFYRSLNSYRAVFSQQGDMLVLEPDSDFFRYFRDIMGSPLKSK
- a CDS encoding DUF2065 domain-containing protein — encoded protein: MWQNLADAIALLLVIEGILPFVNPEIMRRVMLQMVRMDDRSLRFAGLTSMLLGLGLLYLL